The window CGGACCTGATATTTTAATGTACCCGCTATCTGTCTTTCGTTCTTCTAACCCTTTTATATTGCCACTGTTTTTGCTAATAAAATTAATCTTTAAATTATTTACGTTAATCATTCTCATGGACGGTTTTGAAGTAACAACATATAACTCCTGGGGTTGTTGGTGTGAAGAACCGTGGAACACTGCAGCGGTAAGTAACCCAAGATAATACCTTCTTTTTAAATAGCCCATTAAATCATCAATAAAAAGGTATGGCGACAATATGCCATTAGTTGAATATTCCGGAGGTATTATTACGTAAAAACCATTGATTACAGAAATGACTTTTTTTCTTTTAGCCAATCGGAACAATGCCATTCTTATTGCGGAATGTTTCTTATTGAACTTATCTATTATTTCATGCAATGCAAAGGAATACCTGCCTTTGGATTGGAGGTTCTCAATATAATCTAACACATAATTATACATTTTTCATCTTCCCTCTGATATTGTATCATAATGTCTGCTATTTCATACACAAAGTGTATATAAACGCAGATGTTGTGTCAAGCTTGTGTTTAACAATAATTTATCAATGTTATGTGTTAACCCAAGCGTGTATGTGAATTAACCCGGTGCTTTGATCCACTATAATATATTATATGTACATTAAGACACTGTTTGAAATGATTGAAAAATGAATTGAGAGGTGTGTCTATAACTTGGTTTCTAACGTTTTTTCTGGTTGGATAAAGGGGGGAATATTTACAAAACACGCAACATAGTGATTTGATATTAAAAAGAATTACTGGTATAATGTTATACGTACCTGGAGGAATATGGTTGTTATAAAAAAATATTCTACTAATACAAGTTATGATGCTGAAGATAGATATTTACTAACCCATCAACGCAGTGTTTGGCAACAGTTGACCCCGCGGGAACGTTTACGCCGTTCATGGGTCTTGCGTAACAGGTTGATAAATATCCGCGGAATACATGATACCAAACTTTTTCCACACACTTAACCAGTCAAAAATACGGTACGTACTTATCAGCGGGCAAATGCAAAATAACTTCATAAATTATCCCACTTTACCTTAAAAAATAAATCCAGGGCTGCGCATAATTAATTCGAAGGTAACAATAAATATTGGATGGGTCAAATCAGCAGGTTATTTTGCAGTATTGACATTAGTGAATTATATGTTTATACTAAAAAAAGGAAAGAATGGTTTATGAAAATAACTGAGTTGTTCATATTAGCTATATTGGTAGCTGTGATTAGCACACCTGCCGAGGCGGTTCCTCTGCAAATAAATTTTCAGGGAAGGTTGACCGATAGTGCGGGGCAGCCGCTGACAGGTATGTATACAATATCATTTGGTTTATATGACACAAATACCGGTGGAACAGCGAAATGGGCTGAAACACAAAATAGTATTTCAATGGTTAACGGGATGATAAACGTAGTTATAGGAAGTTCAGTAACGGTTACGCCGGAAATCTTGTCTGCAGGTGATTTATGGCTGGAAATTAAGGTTGAAAATGATATTCTTCAGCCACGGCAAAAACTTGTGTCTTCGCCCTACGCAATCGCCGCAGAGAATAGTAATAAACTAAGCGGCCGTACGTACGATATGTTTTTGTCAACTGGCGGGGGTACAGTCAATGGGCCAGTGATTATCCAAGGTTCCGGTACGGTTTTGCAGGTTGTTGGCGTGTCTTCGTTTACCGGTGTTATGACGGTTAATTCAGTGTACAACCCAACAGTTCCTCGCGGAGGAATTATTATGTATTCAGGTGTATGGAATTTTGATGCTAGCGGGTTAGGTACTGGCGTTTTATCAGGCTGGGCGTTGTGTAATGGTAATAATAGTACACCAAATTTAAGCGAAAAGTTTGTTATGGTATCCACAACTTCTGCGGGGCAAAACTCTGCAGGCGGTAATCTTACGCATTCTCATTCATTGCTGAATACTGAAGTATTTTTTGGGCCGCAGACCGGTGATGTATCGTACATCTCGCCAAACGGAGGACGGAGAGTGTCGTATAGTAATTCTGCTGCCGATATGTACGTGTCAAACAGTAGTACTCAACGGGTTGGGTATTCGGGAAATACACCTGCGGCTTCAGATACAGCTATACAGAACCTTACTCTCGACACAGCAGCTGTTACATCGACGGTTAATCACCAACCGCCTTTTTTCAAACTAGCGTTTATAATGAAACTATAATATTTATCAAAGGATTATTTTAAAGTTATGAACTCAAAACAGCGTGTTTTAACAACATTTGCGTCAAAAGTGCCGGACCGCGTACCCGTGAATTATTTTTCAAATCCGGGGATTGATGCGCGGTTAAAACAGTTCTATGGGTTAAAACCTAATGACGTTGAAGGGTTGCGCATAGCGCTGGGGGTTGATTTCCGTGGGATCAACGCGCCTTATCGCGGGGCTAAATTGTATGAGGATATTCCCGCACGCGGGGTGAAGGTTGATAACTGGGGTATACACCGCCGCTGGGTGGAACATACTACCGGCGGGTACTGGGACTTCTGTGATTTTCCTCTAAAAGACGCGGATGAGCATACTATTGCCGAGTGGAGGATGCCGTCCCCTGATGATTTTGATTATTCAAAAATTGAGGAGAACGCAAAACAGCGGTATGGGCAATACGCAGTGTTTACCGGTAGTGCAGGGTTTGGGGATATTATTAACGCTAATGGTATGATCCGCGGGACTGAACAAACACTGGTTGATCTTATTACCAACGATCCTGCGGGGTTATTGCTAGCACAGAGAAGAGTGGATGTACAACTTGAAATCATACGCAGGACGTTAGTAGCTGCAAATGGCGGGATTGATTTTCTGTGGATCGGTGAGGATCTTGGCAGCCAGAACGCGCAGATAATCAGCCGTGAACTTTATCTTAAACATATACGCCCGTTACACAAAAAGTTTGTTGACCTCGCAAATACGTTTGGTATCCCTGTGATGATACATTCCTGCGGGTCAAGTAGCTGGGCATACAACGATTTTATTGAGATCGGTATCAAGGTTGTGGATACCCTTCAACCGGAAGCTAAGGATATGGCACCGGAGTACCTCAAGAAAAGTTTTGGCGGTAAGTTAGCGTTCCACGGGTGTATCTCCACCGCAGGGCCTGTCGCAACGGGTACTGTTGATGAGGTTGTCCGGTACTGCCGTAAAACTCTTGAAGTAATGATGCCCGGGGGTGGGTACTGTTTTGCGCCAACACATCAGTTACAGGATAATTCGCCAACTGAAAATGTTGTGGCAATGTACGATACTGCTAAAAAGTACGGGGGATACTGACCCCCACTCTTTTTAAAACCTATTTAGTATTTCGCAAGAGTGAGAGTGAGCGGCTTCCATTATCTTTGTGTGTCCCGCAAGGACGAGTATGAGCGATTTCAATCGTTTTGTCTGCAAAACGATTATTGAGCGAATACCGTCCTTGCGGGATACTTAATAACTGCTTGTTTACTTTTAATAAAATAAGTATGATTATTATCAAATAATTATCTTTTTTAATGGAGGGTAAACATGCAGAAGTACACGCGGTCACTGGTAGTCAGTGTAGCAGCAGTACTTGTTGTTTGTATTAGTTATACGGTAACGGATATGATAATCTCACGGTCGTTTGTTCCATCATGGGTATCAAATACGTTTAAACAAAAGAAGGTAAAGAAAAAAGTTGTGCCTACTCTCGTGAAATTTATGTCCTATAAGTCCGCAATGAATAAAACGCAGAAAATTAATAAGCCTGTAATGGTAGACGTTTATACTGACTGGTGCGGGTGGTGTACGCGTCTTGATGAAACCACGTATAACGATAAAAATGTTGCGGCCTTGTGTAAAGATAAGTTTTATTCCGTAAAAGTTGATGGCGAAACTCCGGATGGGAAAAAGTTTTGTGCTGCACATAATATCCAAGGGTTCCCTACAATCATGTTTATCGACAGTAAGGGTGTTGAGATTGACCGTATAGTAGGATACCTCCCGGCGGAAGTGTTTATCCGGGAACTTAATAAAATTGTTGACGGTAAGAAAACTTTTAGTGCGCTTAAGGAGTTGGTAAAACAAACACCCGAGGATGGCGAGGTTTTGTGTCTTCTAGGTAAAGGGTATATGGAACGGGAGAATTATAAGGACGCTATTGGATTATTCGAGAAAGCAGGGATCCTAAATTATCCGGGTAAGAATGTTGAAGAAATTGAGTCATCAATAATTAGTTGTAATTTAGGCTTGAAAGAAAATGTTAAAGCGCTGGGGTTAGCGGAAAAGTTTATTGTCAAGAATCCTACATCAACGACGGTAATATATATGTACCGCGTATGCGCGTATATTCACAAGAATAATAAGGATTATAAAAAAGCTATTCCCTATGTTGAAAAAGCGTTTAAGCCGCCGTATTCGTTTAAGGAACTTTCTGCTATCTACGGTTTGATGGGTGATAAAAAAAATCAAGCTCTGCAGAAACAAAAGTTTGATGAGTTTATGAAAACCCAGAACGCGTTGAGACAGCAGCAACAGCAAAAACAGCAGCAGCAGCCTGCTAAGAAGGGAAAGTAGTTAGTAATAAAAAAATAGTGGATGCATGGAATAACCGCTGTACTGCCTGCATTTAACGAGGCAGAAAATTTGGCGTTTGTTGTAAGTGAACTAAACGCAACATTATGTTCAGCTGTGCGTGAGTACGAAATTATTGTTGTGAATGACGGTTCTTCTGATAATACCGCCTCAGTTCTTGCGGAGCTACAGAAAAAATATTCTTTACTCAAAACTATTAGTTTTTTAAGTAACCAGGGATACGGGCGGTGTTTTTGCGCTGGGGTACATTCAGCGAAGTATGAGTATGTGCTTTTCACGGATACTGACGGGCAGTTTGTGTATTCTGACCTCCTGAAAATATTGCCGGTATCACCGGAAGTTGATGCTTATCTCGGGTATCGCGTTAATAAACAATACGGTATACTCCGAAACTTGTGTTCCAGGATATTCAACTGGTTAATCCGTATAGTATTTGGTTTAAAAGTACGGGATATTAACTGCGCTGTTAAACTATACAAAAAAGGTGTGTGTATCCCGGATAAACTTATTTCCCGCAGGTTTTTTGTTAATGCTGAACTCCTTATAAGATTACACTCCCGGGGTTGTGTTGTTCATGAATTTCCGGTTACTCATCGTCCACGGAAAACAGGGGTTTCAACCGTAAGATGTATTGAAGTATTGAATACTTTTATCGATGCTGCGAGGTTTGTCCAAAGCCGTGTGTATGAAAAAAAGTGAGTTATTACCGGTTAATAAAACTCGATTGTCAATGATGCGAGGTGGTTATTCCCAAAGGTTTTTACCGGTGAGTACGCGTAGTCTAGGCGGAAGTTTGAGATTTTTATTCCACCGCCTAACGTGTACGTTCCAACTGCGGTATTGTATCCCGCTCTAAGGGTTATCACCCGGGTTAATGCGTACTCGCTGCCTGCGGAGTAGGTTATTGTATTGTTAACACTTACCGCATCGGCGGTTATTATAAACCGTTCGTCTTTACTTAGTTTTGATATCCCCGCACGGAGAGTTAACGGTACAAGCGTTTCTCCCGGTAACTGGTATGGTTTGAGTAACTGCGAGTAGTTCTGCAGGGTAGCGCCTATCCGTGTGCTTGGGTTTAACCGGAAAATCGCGCCGGTATCGACCGTGAGTATTTGTGAGTCATACTTCTCTACTAACGTGCTCATAACGTATTTTAGGTTTAGCCCGAATGTAAGTTTACCCCCGGGGTTATGCGCTATACTCGCTACTACGGCGGTATCTTTCTGCGCTACTACTGTCCCAAACCCTGTGATACTTTCCGTACCGGTATCAAAAAGTAAGGCGGTTATGCCCGCAGTTGTTCCTGCAACGCTTTTTCCGGAGAGTTTAAAAACGTAACTTACAGCATCATATTTTGAGTTAAACATTGCAATATGGTGTGTAACGCATAACGCGCTTACTGTTTTGTCGTTACGCCGTATCCCCGCGGGGTTCGTAAAAATGTTTGGGATCCCTGAAAAAAGGGCGGTACCTGCGGATCCAAGGGAGTATGTTTGCGCGTTAATCATCGAGGTTAAGGCATTTAGTTCTGCGTATAGGGCTAGCGGAGTGTATGATAGGAGGATAAGTGTTGCTAAAAGTAGTGAGATAAACCTCTTCATCATCGTAAGACTACTACTTTCCGTGTAATGACTGCCGTACCGTCGGTGATTACTATTACGTATGTGCCGGAATTAACTTTTGTGCCGTTATCATCCGTGGCATCCCACTGGAATTCCATGGTATCCCCGGTATTTTTGCCGTTGTATATTAACTTTATCCTGCGCCCGGTGAAGTCATAAATTTCTGTTACTACATCGCTTTCACGCGGGTTGTAAAGTACTGTCATCAACGGCGCGGAGGAAGTTACAAAATTATTTTTTATCTTTACCTCGCCGTCAGTGGCTAGCGTGTCGTTATACGCTGCGTTGTTGATATTAACTACGATACGCTTATTCGCGGTATGGTTAACGGTATCGTATACTATGGCTTCCACTGTGGAATTACCGTCTTTAGTTTTAGTGGTATCCCAGTAACACTCCCACGGCGGTGTGTTAATAATCGTTAATAACTTTTTTGCGCCATAAAAGAGCACTTGCGCAATGCCTTTATCGTCAGTAAC of the Elusimicrobiota bacterium genome contains:
- a CDS encoding type IV toxin-antitoxin system AbiEi family antitoxin, whose protein sequence is MYNYVLDYIENLQSKGRYSFALHEIIDKFNKKHSAIRMALFRLAKRKKVISVINGFYVIIPPEYSTNGILSPYLFIDDLMGYLKRRYYLGLLTAAVFHGSSHQQPQELYVVTSKPSMRMINVNNLKINFISKNSGNIKGLEERKTDSGYIKISGPVLTAVDLLQLNKYVGGLNRVVEIIGDMTSKFDKHEITKLGPGDVPLSVVQRLGYILETILRKKTVADLVWKAYGKRINRSIALNPMNKSAEFKRNNRWKIIVNESLESEK
- a CDS encoding uroporphyrinogen decarboxylase family protein, whose translation is MNSKQRVLTTFASKVPDRVPVNYFSNPGIDARLKQFYGLKPNDVEGLRIALGVDFRGINAPYRGAKLYEDIPARGVKVDNWGIHRRWVEHTTGGYWDFCDFPLKDADEHTIAEWRMPSPDDFDYSKIEENAKQRYGQYAVFTGSAGFGDIINANGMIRGTEQTLVDLITNDPAGLLLAQRRVDVQLEIIRRTLVAANGGIDFLWIGEDLGSQNAQIISRELYLKHIRPLHKKFVDLANTFGIPVMIHSCGSSSWAYNDFIEIGIKVVDTLQPEAKDMAPEYLKKSFGGKLAFHGCISTAGPVATGTVDEVVRYCRKTLEVMMPGGGYCFAPTHQLQDNSPTENVVAMYDTAKKYGGY
- a CDS encoding thioredoxin fold domain-containing protein is translated as MQKYTRSLVVSVAAVLVVCISYTVTDMIISRSFVPSWVSNTFKQKKVKKKVVPTLVKFMSYKSAMNKTQKINKPVMVDVYTDWCGWCTRLDETTYNDKNVAALCKDKFYSVKVDGETPDGKKFCAAHNIQGFPTIMFIDSKGVEIDRIVGYLPAEVFIRELNKIVDGKKTFSALKELVKQTPEDGEVLCLLGKGYMERENYKDAIGLFEKAGILNYPGKNVEEIESSIISCNLGLKENVKALGLAEKFIVKNPTSTTVIYMYRVCAYIHKNNKDYKKAIPYVEKAFKPPYSFKELSAIYGLMGDKKNQALQKQKFDEFMKTQNALRQQQQQKQQQQPAKKGK
- a CDS encoding glycosyltransferase family 2 protein yields the protein MHGITAVLPAFNEAENLAFVVSELNATLCSAVREYEIIVVNDGSSDNTASVLAELQKKYSLLKTISFLSNQGYGRCFCAGVHSAKYEYVLFTDTDGQFVYSDLLKILPVSPEVDAYLGYRVNKQYGILRNLCSRIFNWLIRIVFGLKVRDINCAVKLYKKGVCIPDKLISRRFFVNAELLIRLHSRGCVVHEFPVTHRPRKTGVSTVRCIEVLNTFIDAARFVQSRVYEKK